A stretch of DNA from Aliarcobacter thereius LMG 24486:
TTCATTATTAAGTATTAAAGAGCTTGTAAAATTTATGGAAAACTATAAGTTTATAACTCCTCCTTGCAGTAGCAAAGAGATAGAGGTTTTTATAGAATCTATAAACTCTACTTTTGATTTAAGTACAAGTGCTAGATTTATGTTAAAAGATATTGATACAAATATGATATCAGGTGGAATAAATCATAAGATAGATGAATTAAATAGAAAGAATATTGAACTTTTTACAAAATTAGAGATTTTAAAAGAGCATATTTCAAGTTTTTTTAAAACAGATGAAAATAGTTTTGTAACAATAAATAGATTGGATAAAGAGGGATTTTTTATCTCAATTACAAAAAATAGATTTAATTTAATAAAAGATGAACTTCTAAAATCTCATTTGATTGTAGATGATAAACTTTTACTATTTAAAGATTTTATTATAAAAACACAAACAAATAATGTAAAGATATTTTGTGATTTGACAAGTGATGTTTCTGATAAATATATACATAATCTTAAAAAAATAGTTGAATTAAATAAACTTGTATTTAAAGAAAAAATAGCAGAATTTGAACATAAGTTTGCAAATTTACTTCAAGAATTAGTTCTTTTTATTGCAGAGATTGACCTTACTGTTTCAAATATTAAAACATCAAAAAAATATAATTTCTCTTGCCCAAAAATAGTAAAAACTGAAGAGAATGAAAACTTCTTAGAACTTATTGAACTAAGGCATCCAATTATAGAATCAAATGAAGAAAAGGGAATATATGTTCCAAATGATATTATTTTGGGCGAATTGTCTTATGCTTCAAAAGAGTATAAAGATAATATTATAATTAAAAATTCAAATCCTATAACTTTGCAAAGCAATAAAATGCATGGAGTTTTACTTTTTGGAATAAACAGTTCAGGTAAATCTTCACTTATGAAAGCAATTGGAATAAGTGTAATTTTAGCTCAAGCTGGTTTTTTTGTTCCTTGTAAAAGTATGAGATTTTCAATATTTGATTCTATTTTTACAAGAATTAGTGGAGCTGATAATATTGCTAAAGGTTTATCAAGTTTTGCTGTTGAGATGATGGATTTAAAAAATATTTTTAATAGAGCAGATAAGAAATCACTTATTTTAGGAGATGAAATAAGTCATAGCACAGAAACATTAAGTGGATTAAGTATAGTTGCAAGTGCTATTTTAAAATTAGCAAAGCTTGAAGCTCTTTTCGTATTTGCAACACATTTGCACCAGCTACCAAAATTAAAAGAGATTGAAGAGTTAAAAAATATTATATGTTTACATCTAGCCGTATTTTATCAAGATGAAGAGGATAAATTAATATTTAATAGAAAACTAGCTTTTGGAAGTGGTTCATCTGTATATGGCTTAGAGTTTGCAAAATCATTGCATATGGATAATGAGTTTTTAAATATTGCAAATAGTATTAGGAAAAGATTATCAGATGATTATACAAAAGTAGAAAGAATTACTCAAAAAACAAGTTCAAAATATAATAGCAATTTATACACAAGCACTTGTACTATTTGTGGAAGGGCTTGTGATGAAGTTCATCATATAAAAGAACAAGCAAAAGCAGATGAAAAAGGATTTATTGGACATATAAATGCTAATCATAAATATAATTTAATTCCACTTTGTAAGCTTCATCATAAAATGGTACATGATGGAAAAATAAATATAAATGGTTTCGTTGCTACTTCTAAAGGACTTGAGCTACATTATACAATAGTTGATGAAGAGAACTACATTTAAAAATTAAGAAGCTATAAATAATAATTAGTTAGAATATAATATATATTTTCAAAGGATACATTTTGGCATATTTCCCTGCTTTTCTTAAGTTTGATGATAAAAGAATTTTAATAGTTGGTGGTGGAAAAGTTGCTTTCGAAAAGCTAAAACATCTTTTGAATTTTTCAAATAATATTACTTTAATAGCAAAAGAATTTTCTGAAGAGATAAATAGTGAAATAGATAAAAATAATCTAAAATTTTTTATAAAAGAGTACGAAAAAGGAGATATAAAAGATTTTGATATAGTAATTGCAGCAATTGATGATTTTGCTTTACAATCAGATATTTATTTTGAGACAAGAGATTATAAAATACTTTGTAATTGTGTAGATTTAAAACAATATTGTGATTTTATATTTCCATCATATATAAAAGATGGAGATTTAACTATTGCAATATCTACAAATGGTAGTTCACCAGCTTTTGCAAAGAGTTTAAAAGAGTATGTAAAAAGTCTTCTTCCAAAAGGAATAGATATCTTTTTAAAAGAGTTAAAAGAGCTTAGGCAAACTATGCCAAAAGGAAAAGAAAGAATGATGTTTTTTGAAGAGAAAGTAAAAGATTTTTTTAAGAATAAAGGATAAATATGAGAAAAACTCTATTAGTATTAGCACCTATATTTATTGTTATTATTATTGGATTTTTATTGATTAATGAAGAAAAAGAGATTAAAATAGAAGATAATAGAAATCAAAATCTTTATAAAATATTACAAGAGCATTTTCCATATACTATAAAAAAAATAGATGAAGATAACTCTGAGATAGTTTTTAAAGATGGAAGAGAGATTGAAGAGAGTTCAAATTCTCAACTATTTCATATAATTGATCAAATTGAAAAAGATTGGGCAGATAAATATCTAATACTTGATGGTACAGTATTAGTTATTTTAGATGATTATAAACAAGAAAAAAGACGAATACAGTTAAATGAAGAAGAGACAAACTGGATAAAAGAATATTTTGGAATATAGATGATAAATAGTTTAGGAGATATATGAAAAAAATAGTTCTTTTACTTTTATTTTTTATTACAATCTCTTTTTCAAAAGGTGTAGATGATGGAGTTTATGCTTTAAATGATAAAGATTATAAAAGTGCATTTCAGATATTTTCTAAATATGCTAAATATAAAAACTCTTTTGCTGAATATAATCTTGGACTTATGTATTATGAAGGATTATGGGTAAAAAAAGATTTAAAGAAAGCTATTTTTTATTTTACAAATTCAGCAAATCGAGGTAATTTAGAAGCACAAAATATTTTAGCTTTTATATATTATGAAGGAAATAAATCTTTACAAAATTATAAAAAAGCTTTATATTGGTATGAAAAAGCAAGTGCTCAAGAAGACTCTATTGCTCAATATTATCTTGCTAAATTCTATCTTCTAGGGCTAGGAGTAAAAGTGAATATCAAAAAAGCAAAAGATATGTTTGAGAAGTCTTGTGACAATGGATATGAAAAAGCTTGTATAGAAAGAGATAAATTAGATTAATCTAACTTATCTTTGATTTAGTTTTATAAAATCTTAAAAGCCTCTTCTAAATCTAAAGATCCTTCATAAAAAGCTTTTCCTACAATAACCCCACCAATGTTTCCATTTTCTTTACAAGCTTTAATATCACTTATATCTTTTACTCCACCACTTGCTATTGTATATAATTTACTTGAAAGAGCTATCTCTTCAGTAAATTCTACATTCACACCACAAAGCATTCCATCTTTACTAATATCTGTACAAATAATAGCTTCAACACCTGCATTTGCAAACTCTTTTGCTAAAGTAGTTGCTTTCATTTTTGATACTTCAGCCCAACCTTCAACAGCAACCATTCCATTTATTGCATCAATTCCCACAGCTATTGGATACTTTTTTGCCATATCTTTCACAAATTGAGGATCTTTTACAGCAATAGAGCCAAGAATTAATCTATCAACACCAAGTTCAAGATACATTTTGATAGTTTCTTCATCTCTAATTCCACCACCAAGCTCAATTTTTAAGTTACAATTTTCTCTAATCTTT
This window harbors:
- a CDS encoding precorrin-2 dehydrogenase/sirohydrochlorin ferrochelatase family protein → MAYFPAFLKFDDKRILIVGGGKVAFEKLKHLLNFSNNITLIAKEFSEEINSEIDKNNLKFFIKEYEKGDIKDFDIVIAAIDDFALQSDIYFETRDYKILCNCVDLKQYCDFIFPSYIKDGDLTIAISTNGSSPAFAKSLKEYVKSLLPKGIDIFLKELKELRQTMPKGKERMMFFEEKVKDFFKNKG
- a CDS encoding tetratricopeptide repeat protein, with product MKKIVLLLLFFITISFSKGVDDGVYALNDKDYKSAFQIFSKYAKYKNSFAEYNLGLMYYEGLWVKKDLKKAIFYFTNSANRGNLEAQNILAFIYYEGNKSLQNYKKALYWYEKASAQEDSIAQYYLAKFYLLGLGVKVNIKKAKDMFEKSCDNGYEKACIERDKLD
- the hisA gene encoding 1-(5-phosphoribosyl)-5-[(5-phosphoribosylamino)methylideneamino]imidazole-4-carboxamide isomerase; translated protein: MDILPAIDLKDGKAVRLSKGLMDSAKIYSDEPWMVAKRFEELGSKWVHIVDLNGAFEGKPANLEQIKKIRENCNLKIELGGGIRDEETIKMYLELGVDRLILGSIAVKDPQFVKDMAKKYPIAVGIDAINGMVAVEGWAEVSKMKATTLAKEFANAGVEAIICTDISKDGMLCGVNVEFTEEIALSSKLYTIASGGVKDISDIKACKENGNIGGVIVGKAFYEGSLDLEEAFKIL